A single window of Streptomyces xanthii DNA harbors:
- a CDS encoding NADPH-dependent FMN reductase: protein MPSSTTALRVAVLVGSTREGRFAPVVTRWLRGHLAQRADLSTDVVDLAETPLPTVLPAFGQEPPPGTREALAAVSPRLAAADAFVFVTPEYNHSFPAALKNAVDWHHTEWHGKPVAFVSYGGLSGGLRAVEQLRVVMAELNAMTVRNTVSFHNAYGAFDPDGRVDDPAVDAAAKAMLDQLTWWAHALREAKSRRPYAA from the coding sequence ATGCCGTCGTCCACCACCGCGCTCCGCGTCGCCGTCCTCGTCGGATCCACCCGCGAGGGCCGCTTCGCGCCCGTCGTCACCCGGTGGCTGCGCGGCCACCTCGCCCAGCGCGCCGACCTGAGCACGGACGTCGTCGACCTCGCCGAGACGCCGCTGCCCACCGTGCTGCCCGCCTTCGGCCAGGAGCCGCCGCCCGGCACCCGGGAGGCGCTCGCGGCCGTGAGCCCGCGCCTGGCCGCCGCCGACGCGTTCGTCTTCGTCACACCCGAGTACAACCACAGCTTCCCGGCGGCCCTGAAGAACGCCGTCGACTGGCACCACACGGAGTGGCACGGCAAGCCGGTCGCCTTCGTCTCCTACGGAGGCCTGTCCGGCGGCCTGCGCGCCGTCGAGCAACTGCGGGTCGTGATGGCCGAGCTGAACGCCATGACCGTCCGCAACACGGTCAGCTTCCACAACGCCTACGGGGCCTTCGACCCGGACGGCCGGGTCGACGACCCCGCCGTGGACGCGGCGGCGAAGGCCATGCTCGACCAGCTCACCTGGTGGGCCCACGCCCTGCGCGAGGCCAAGTCCCGTCGCCCGTACGCGGCTTGA
- a CDS encoding MDR family MFS transporter encodes MTTPTHTENTGGTGEPPAAGPAPAPPSRLVIAGLLLGIVLATLDGTVVGTALPVIVDDLGGLAHLSWVVTAYLLTTAVSTPLWGKLGDLWGRKGSYVASIIAFLAGSVLCGLAQDMGQLIAFRALQGLGAGGLFVGALSLIGTLLTPAEAGRSQSVIGVLLPAAMIGGPLIGGFLTDQLDWRWVFYVNVPVGAVALAVIGAGVRVRTTRVKARVDLAGAGLLTAGIVALTLLAAWAGNAYAWSSPQVLALAVLAAAALAGFVRVERRAAEPVIPPRLFADRNFTVAQVLSFVAGGAMLAAASYLPQYMQHVRGASATRSGLLLLPLMLGMMGAQLTIGRRVGAGGRYRAYPIAGGAVATAGALALLLLGTGTPVWAASALTLILGTGIGCLMQPAMLITLNSAEPRDIGAASGTQTLLRTIGGSLGVAVLGSVFAGRVDEGAHGAAFRSSVVDGVHGVALGTALLCAVAFAASWAVREVPLRSAAGPRQG; translated from the coding sequence ATGACGACACCGACACACACCGAGAACACCGGTGGCACCGGCGAGCCCCCCGCGGCCGGCCCGGCACCCGCACCGCCGTCCCGCCTCGTGATCGCCGGCCTGCTGCTGGGCATCGTGCTCGCCACGCTCGACGGCACCGTCGTCGGCACCGCCCTGCCCGTCATCGTCGACGACCTGGGCGGCCTCGCCCATCTGTCGTGGGTGGTGACCGCGTACCTGCTCACCACCGCCGTCAGCACACCCCTGTGGGGCAAGCTCGGCGACCTGTGGGGCCGCAAGGGCAGCTACGTGGCCTCGATCATCGCCTTCCTCGCGGGCTCCGTACTGTGCGGACTCGCCCAGGACATGGGGCAGTTGATCGCCTTCCGGGCCCTTCAGGGACTCGGTGCGGGCGGGCTGTTCGTCGGCGCGCTCTCGCTCATCGGCACCCTGCTCACCCCCGCCGAGGCGGGCCGCTCCCAGTCGGTGATCGGCGTACTGCTGCCCGCCGCGATGATCGGCGGCCCGCTGATCGGCGGCTTCCTCACCGACCAGCTGGACTGGCGCTGGGTGTTCTACGTCAACGTGCCCGTCGGCGCCGTCGCGCTCGCCGTCATCGGCGCCGGGGTCCGGGTCCGCACCACCCGCGTGAAGGCCCGCGTCGACCTCGCAGGCGCCGGACTGCTGACCGCCGGGATCGTCGCCCTGACCCTGCTCGCGGCCTGGGCCGGGAACGCGTACGCGTGGTCGTCACCGCAGGTCCTGGCACTCGCGGTGCTCGCGGCGGCGGCGCTCGCCGGCTTCGTCCGGGTGGAGCGGCGCGCGGCCGAACCCGTCATCCCGCCCCGCCTGTTCGCCGACCGCAACTTCACGGTCGCCCAGGTGCTCAGCTTCGTCGCGGGAGGAGCGATGCTGGCCGCCGCCAGCTATCTGCCGCAGTACATGCAGCACGTGCGCGGCGCCTCGGCCACGCGGAGCGGACTGCTCCTGCTCCCCCTGATGCTCGGCATGATGGGGGCCCAGCTCACCATCGGGCGGCGGGTCGGCGCGGGCGGCCGCTACCGGGCCTATCCGATCGCGGGCGGCGCGGTGGCGACGGCGGGCGCGCTCGCCCTGCTGCTGCTCGGCACCGGCACCCCGGTCTGGGCGGCCTCCGCGCTGACCCTGATCCTCGGCACCGGCATCGGCTGCCTGATGCAGCCCGCGATGCTCATCACCCTCAACAGCGCCGAGCCCCGCGACATCGGCGCGGCCAGCGGCACCCAGACCCTGCTGCGCACGATCGGGGGCTCACTCGGGGTGGCCGTGCTGGGCTCGGTGTTCGCGGGGCGGGTCGACGAGGGGGCGCACGGCGCCGCGTTCCGGTCGAGCGTCGTCGACGGCGTGCACGGCGTCGCACTCGGCACGGCGCTGCTGTGCGCGGTGGCCTTCGCGGCCTCGTGGGCCGTGCGCGAGGTGCCGCTCCGGTCCGCGGCCGGGCCCCGGCAGGGATGA